In a genomic window of Halalkalicoccus sp. CG83:
- a CDS encoding carboxypeptidase regulatory-like domain-containing protein, which produces MIGCVLLAGCSGLGGDGSPEEDNETTGAEEVNNTTADPAGANETTNASEGTNETVDDDRADQPDTGDGGEANESEPDVDASPTPEDDSGTDESSETDENTTDSDGTDETDESNEGNGTDGTEEPNDSTETGDPDWTDETDSPTDEGEDASQSDGNEGATDTDEADESDSTDGTDISGNADESDASSSTDGTDESDATGDSDGTTETDESDSTDETGDSDGTEGSDDSETSSEPAEPDQTGESDETGDTDESDSTDEAGDPGTDDSDDSDTTDEADESDSTDEPVESEDSDDSNTTDESDSTDEAGETEEYASPDEIRIDEVTHMESDADLDRDRITVTNTNDELALPIGGWEVVSEGTDQRVTIQEGTVLEPGETRTISLGNGEKVLNPDGGVAQLYDADGNHVGSWDHVGSPSHPPDASSDPAEVNAGDEEGHLQLEIVDAESGEGVEGAEVAVENGETVLTGSSDGAGVVTIREVPYGEYELTVEHEQYATHSETVTIDEAGTEMTRELEASGESAATIRTGATGTTGNTASVPRLV; this is translated from the coding sequence GTGATCGGCTGTGTCCTCCTCGCCGGTTGTTCCGGGCTGGGCGGCGACGGCTCTCCGGAAGAAGACAACGAGACCACCGGAGCCGAAGAGGTGAACAACACGACCGCGGACCCGGCGGGGGCGAACGAGACGACCAACGCCTCCGAAGGGACCAACGAGACCGTCGACGACGACCGAGCAGACCAGCCGGATACCGGTGACGGCGGCGAGGCGAACGAGAGCGAACCGGATGTAGACGCGAGTCCGACACCGGAGGACGACTCCGGGACAGACGAGAGTAGCGAGACTGACGAGAACACGACGGACTCCGACGGAACGGACGAAACGGACGAGTCCAACGAGGGTAACGGGACCGACGGTACCGAGGAACCGAACGATTCCACCGAGACCGGCGACCCCGATTGGACGGACGAGACCGACTCACCGACTGACGAGGGTGAGGACGCCTCCCAGAGCGATGGGAACGAGGGCGCCACGGACACGGACGAGGCGGACGAGTCGGATAGTACGGATGGGACCGACATCTCGGGTAACGCTGACGAGTCCGACGCCTCCAGCAGTACGGACGGAACCGACGAGTCCGATGCGACTGGCGACTCGGACGGGACGACCGAGACCGACGAGTCGGACAGTACCGACGAGACCGGTGATTCGGACGGCACCGAAGGCTCCGACGATTCAGAGACCAGTAGCGAACCCGCTGAGCCGGATCAGACCGGCGAGTCGGACGAAACGGGTGACACCGACGAGTCGGACAGCACTGACGAAGCCGGCGACCCGGGTACTGACGATTCCGACGACTCGGATACCACCGATGAAGCCGACGAGTCGGACAGCACCGACGAACCCGTTGAGTCGGAGGACTCCGACGACTCGAATACCACCGACGAGTCGGACAGCACTGACGAAGCCGGCGAAACCGAGGAGTACGCGAGCCCCGACGAGATCCGCATCGACGAGGTAACCCACATGGAAAGCGACGCCGATCTCGATCGGGATCGGATAACGGTTACCAACACAAACGACGAACTCGCGCTTCCGATCGGTGGCTGGGAGGTCGTGAGCGAGGGGACCGATCAGCGCGTCACCATCCAGGAGGGAACCGTCCTCGAACCGGGAGAGACCCGGACGATCTCGCTCGGAAACGGGGAGAAGGTGCTCAACCCGGACGGGGGAGTCGCTCAACTCTACGATGCTGACGGGAACCACGTCGGCTCCTGGGATCACGTGGGCTCGCCGAGTCATCCACCCGACGCGTCCAGTGATCCGGCCGAAGTGAACGCCGGAGACGAGGAGGGACACCTCCAGCTCGAGATCGTCGATGCGGAGAGCGGCGAGGGCGTCGAGGGTGCAGAAGTCGCCGTCGAGAACGGCGAGACGGTGCTGACCGGCTCCAGCGATGGCGCAGGAGTAGTGACGATCCGTGAGGTTCCGTACGGAGAGTACGAACTGACGGTCGAACACGAGCAGTACGCGACCCATTCGGAGACGGTCACCATCGACGAAGCGGGAACCGAGATGACTCGCGAATTGGAGGCCTCCGGGGAATCGGCGGCTACCATCCGGACGGGAGCTACCGGCACGACCGGTAACACGGCCTCGGTACCACGGTTGGTCTAA
- a CDS encoding response regulator transcription factor: MTPHVLIAEDDEDISRLLEAKLRSAGFEVTLFEDGEACWTYLERLDSVDDAPPDLLILDVMMPKLDGFRILGRINESETLRDLPVLMLTARSRETDVVRGLELGATDYVAKPFSVSELAARADKLIGRP, from the coding sequence ATGACACCCCATGTGCTCATCGCCGAAGACGACGAAGACATCAGTCGGCTGCTGGAGGCGAAGCTACGGAGCGCCGGATTCGAGGTCACCCTGTTCGAGGACGGCGAGGCGTGCTGGACGTATCTAGAGCGACTCGACTCCGTCGACGACGCCCCGCCGGATCTCCTCATTCTCGACGTGATGATGCCCAAGCTCGACGGGTTTCGGATCCTCGGTCGCATCAACGAGAGCGAAACGCTCCGCGATCTGCCGGTGTTGATGCTCACGGCCCGTTCGCGGGAGACCGACGTCGTCCGTGGGCTCGAGCTCGGCGCGACCGATTACGTTGCGAAGCCCTTCAGCGTGAGCGAACTCGCCGCCCGGGCGGACAAGCTGATCGGCCGGCCGTAG
- a CDS encoding asparagine synthase-related protein, translating to MHTNKELFGVFGDRAEFDRLRPDQAFDVVVDGEWSTIGIRDPHVGVPGRSAVATDEHNACVVWGEAHVPEVDTPNVARWVLDRCADRGVEAVSALSGSYLVFLEYGGDARLISDPIRSWECFYTDDPGSRVFGTDAAAVARLLDDPSIQRRALTEFLHIGTVLGDRTLFTELHRVPFDGGITGSDTESYQRFVYDPRSFDYAAELSARLQRAIDRRAHYPGRKGLLLSAGYDSRTLLACLPDIDHCYSIGIADSREMRVARRIAAQYETAHTVLEPNGRYLLPTVDKVRYSQTTKESLHIHHAGYTDEIDVDTIYHGLLYDTLFRGYYNTPSSTTVLGKRIPLRKRSRPDDLVGTILDQLRDVTDDDALVARASDVFAELEGADARAIIRDSVADELESCVARADSIYNQMALFAVRNQPAKASRTHLADNYLEALVAADAELLSWHLQTPPEHRSTETFLRAMRRLDSTILQHPPPDRPHDRHTLNQLERFARRKLPYVEAFEHAWPDRDSHYDECRLDERLFPDTPSVHQLPTREKLRINDAQQWIQWVRKQDDATRSVRPTNGRAPYHPRSLLRVIRNVVRGTPPSSLL from the coding sequence ATGCACACCAACAAGGAGTTGTTCGGCGTGTTCGGCGATCGCGCTGAATTCGACCGACTGCGTCCGGACCAGGCGTTCGACGTCGTCGTCGACGGCGAGTGGAGTACGATCGGAATTCGGGACCCACACGTCGGCGTCCCCGGACGCAGTGCCGTCGCTACCGACGAACACAACGCCTGCGTCGTCTGGGGCGAGGCGCACGTTCCTGAGGTCGACACGCCCAACGTCGCCCGATGGGTGCTCGATCGATGTGCCGATCGTGGAGTAGAGGCAGTTTCGGCGTTGAGCGGCTCCTATCTCGTGTTCCTCGAGTACGGGGGGGACGCTCGTCTCATCTCTGATCCGATTCGTTCGTGGGAGTGTTTCTACACCGACGACCCTGGAAGTCGCGTGTTCGGGACCGACGCGGCCGCGGTCGCTCGACTCCTCGACGACCCGTCGATCCAGCGCCGTGCGCTCACCGAGTTCCTGCACATCGGAACCGTCCTCGGCGATAGAACGCTGTTCACCGAATTGCATCGCGTCCCGTTCGACGGAGGGATAACCGGCTCCGACACCGAATCGTATCAGCGGTTCGTCTACGACCCTCGATCGTTCGACTATGCCGCAGAACTGTCGGCCCGTCTTCAGCGAGCGATCGACCGGCGTGCTCACTATCCCGGACGAAAGGGCCTACTGCTGTCAGCCGGATACGACTCCCGCACGCTCTTGGCGTGTCTCCCCGACATCGACCATTGCTACAGCATCGGGATAGCGGACAGTCGCGAGATGCGGGTTGCCAGACGGATCGCTGCCCAGTACGAGACTGCCCATACCGTCCTGGAACCGAACGGCCGCTATCTCCTTCCGACGGTGGACAAAGTACGGTACTCCCAGACGACCAAGGAGTCGCTCCACATCCATCACGCTGGCTACACCGACGAAATCGATGTCGATACGATCTATCACGGGCTGCTCTACGATACGTTGTTCAGAGGCTACTACAACACGCCAAGTAGCACGACCGTTCTCGGAAAGCGGATCCCGCTTCGCAAGCGCAGTCGACCGGACGATCTGGTCGGAACGATACTGGACCAGTTGCGAGACGTCACGGACGACGATGCGCTCGTTGCACGTGCCAGCGACGTCTTTGCGGAACTCGAGGGTGCAGACGCCAGGGCGATCATTCGCGATAGCGTGGCGGACGAACTCGAGAGCTGTGTGGCGCGAGCCGACTCGATCTACAACCAGATGGCGCTCTTCGCCGTCCGCAATCAACCCGCGAAGGCATCCCGGACCCACCTCGCCGACAACTATCTCGAAGCGCTCGTCGCAGCCGACGCCGAGCTCCTCTCGTGGCATCTCCAGACACCACCGGAACACCGGTCGACGGAGACGTTCCTGCGGGCGATGCGTCGACTCGATTCCACCATCCTCCAGCATCCTCCCCCGGACCGACCACACGATAGACATACGCTGAACCAGCTCGAACGGTTCGCTCGACGCAAGCTTCCCTACGTCGAAGCGTTCGAACACGCGTGGCCTGATCGTGACTCGCACTACGACGAGTGTCGTCTGGATGAGCGGTTGTTTCCCGACACGCCGTCGGTCCACCAGCTTCCGACCCGGGAGAAGCTACGCATAAACGATGCACAGCAGTGGATCCAGTGGGTCAGGAAGCAGGACGACGCTACTCGGTCGGTTCGTCCGACGAACGGCCGTGCTCCGTATCACCCGCGCAGTCTCCTACGCGTGATTCGGAACGTCGTTCGAGGGACTCCGCCCTCTTCCCTGCTGTAG
- a CDS encoding dihydrodipicolinate synthase family protein, producing the protein MTYDALREKLRTVAFTTTTPFTDDGSQVRYDAIESNVRTLYDAGARVFIPCGNTGEYYSLSTSERVGVVEATVDALPADATVIGGAGGSTKTAVDLLEAYEAAGADAGMIMYPRHTYLHEEGLIDYYETLASATGLGIVVYKRGPLLTERVLSSVASLESVVAVKYAINDVKTFSALVENVPGDVVWLNGVAERFAPAYALEGAEGFTTGIGNFVPHPVLALDQALSAEDWQRAGRIRTVLRPLEDLREEDGGGAPFGSAKNVPSVKAGLDRQGLYGGPVREPLVALSAEDRDRVVDHVSAIENARIASDTAVRTE; encoded by the coding sequence ATGACCTACGATGCGTTACGTGAGAAGCTCCGAACCGTCGCGTTCACGACGACCACCCCGTTCACCGACGACGGGAGCCAGGTCCGGTACGACGCGATCGAATCGAACGTTCGAACGCTGTACGACGCGGGTGCTCGCGTCTTCATTCCGTGTGGGAACACAGGGGAGTACTACTCGCTCTCGACGAGCGAGCGGGTGGGAGTCGTCGAGGCGACGGTCGACGCCCTGCCCGCCGACGCGACGGTGATCGGCGGTGCCGGCGGGAGTACGAAGACCGCGGTCGACCTCCTCGAGGCTTACGAGGCTGCGGGTGCGGACGCGGGGATGATCATGTACCCGCGACACACCTACCTCCACGAGGAGGGTCTGATCGACTACTACGAGACGCTCGCCTCCGCGACGGGACTCGGGATCGTGGTTTACAAGCGTGGCCCGTTGCTCACGGAACGCGTCCTCAGTAGCGTCGCATCGCTGGAGAGCGTCGTCGCGGTGAAGTACGCGATCAACGACGTGAAGACGTTCTCGGCGCTGGTCGAGAACGTCCCTGGGGACGTCGTCTGGCTGAACGGCGTCGCCGAGCGGTTCGCGCCGGCGTACGCTCTCGAGGGAGCCGAGGGGTTCACCACCGGGATCGGTAACTTCGTTCCCCACCCCGTGCTGGCACTCGATCAGGCCCTCTCCGCGGAGGACTGGCAACGGGCCGGGCGAATCCGGACCGTCCTCCGGCCGCTCGAGGACCTCCGGGAGGAGGACGGCGGGGGCGCCCCGTTCGGCTCCGCGAAGAACGTCCCGTCGGTGAAGGCCGGTCTGGATCGCCAAGGGCTGTACGGTGGACCGGTACGCGAGCCGCTGGTCGCCCTCTCCGCCGAAGACCGAGACCGCGTCGTCGATCACGTCTCAGCGATCGAAAACGCCAGGATCGCGTCCGATACGGCCGTCAGAACGGAGTAG
- a CDS encoding CoxS/CutS family dehydrogenase iron-sulfur subunit gives MNSAEDTTQTVSSSREDSDLRVSRRDVLLTGTAGASLLAMPGASSAAPDETAAESEGDALVINVIGFEIDGPLDDCHVEYENERKTTDDSGSVTFETSDDSPEITLEKEGWQNKTETIVRDETGQEVYVPMYVTNEIDP, from the coding sequence ATGAACTCCGCAGAAGATACCACTCAGACAGTTAGTTCCTCACGAGAGGATTCAGACCTTCGAGTCTCAAGACGGGACGTCCTCCTGACCGGCACTGCCGGCGCGAGCCTGCTCGCGATGCCGGGTGCTTCCAGCGCGGCACCCGACGAAACGGCGGCGGAATCGGAGGGCGATGCTCTCGTCATCAACGTGATCGGCTTCGAGATCGACGGACCGCTGGACGACTGTCACGTGGAGTACGAGAACGAACGAAAGACGACGGACGACTCGGGAAGCGTCACCTTCGAGACCAGTGACGACTCTCCCGAGATAACGCTGGAAAAGGAGGGCTGGCAGAACAAGACCGAAACGATCGTCCGAGACGAGACGGGCCAGGAAGTCTACGTTCCCATGTACGTCACCAACGAGATCGATCCGTAG
- a CDS encoding glycosyltransferase family 2 protein gives MDVLNAVLIAFGVFVLGYFLVVNATYAVVHLVALRELKAAIEARTLQEPYPEFGSPFLPGVAVVVPAYDEAPVIVDSVRSFLDLEYPDCEVIVVNDGSEDATLERLVEAFDLERIEASPPWELPSEPVNAIYRSPWADLTVIDKENGGKADALNAGVFFTEKPLFCAVDADSVIERDALMSVAQPFLEEPERTVATGGVVRVANGCSISSGIVERIALSHHPLVGVQTVEYLRAFLAGRMGLSRLDSLLIISGAFGMFDTETVREVGGYRTDSVTEDMELVVRLHRRLSEWGREYRVVFLPEPVVWTEVPETAAAFSRQRRRWNRGLFDTLFEHRDMIGNPKYGATGTFALPFFLVVEAFGPLVEGAGYVAIPIAVLLGVVNVEFFLIFLLLAMAFGTLLSWLGVLSELIGYGRYERPSEIARLLLYGVLENVLYRQWRTLVLWRGFLEFLWGAESWGTMERVGFDRDR, from the coding sequence ATGGACGTGTTGAACGCGGTTCTGATCGCGTTCGGCGTCTTCGTCCTCGGCTACTTCCTCGTCGTCAACGCGACGTACGCCGTCGTCCATCTGGTTGCCCTCCGAGAGCTCAAAGCGGCGATCGAGGCGAGGACTCTCCAGGAGCCGTATCCGGAGTTCGGCTCCCCGTTCCTGCCCGGCGTCGCCGTCGTCGTCCCCGCGTACGACGAGGCGCCCGTCATCGTCGACAGCGTCCGATCCTTTCTCGATCTCGAGTACCCCGACTGCGAGGTCATCGTCGTCAACGACGGCTCCGAGGACGCGACGCTCGAGCGGCTCGTCGAGGCGTTCGATCTCGAGCGGATCGAGGCCTCACCTCCCTGGGAGCTCCCCTCGGAACCCGTCAACGCTATCTACCGGTCGCCGTGGGCCGATCTGACCGTCATCGACAAGGAGAACGGCGGCAAGGCCGACGCGCTCAACGCCGGCGTGTTCTTCACGGAGAAGCCGCTGTTCTGCGCGGTCGATGCCGATTCGGTGATCGAGCGCGACGCGCTCATGAGCGTCGCGCAGCCGTTTCTCGAGGAGCCCGAACGGACCGTCGCGACCGGCGGGGTCGTCCGCGTCGCGAACGGCTGTTCGATCTCCTCGGGCATCGTCGAGCGGATCGCCCTCTCCCACCACCCCCTGGTCGGGGTGCAGACCGTGGAGTACCTCCGGGCGTTCCTGGCCGGCCGGATGGGACTGAGCCGGCTCGACAGCCTCCTCATCATCTCCGGGGCGTTCGGCATGTTCGACACCGAGACCGTCCGCGAGGTCGGCGGCTATCGCACCGACAGCGTCACCGAGGACATGGAGCTGGTCGTTCGGCTCCATCGACGTCTCAGCGAGTGGGGCCGTGAGTATCGCGTCGTCTTCCTCCCCGAGCCGGTCGTCTGGACGGAGGTGCCGGAGACGGCCGCCGCGTTCAGTCGACAGCGACGTCGATGGAACAGGGGACTGTTCGATACCCTCTTCGAACATCGCGATATGATCGGGAACCCGAAGTACGGGGCCACCGGGACGTTCGCGCTGCCCTTCTTCCTCGTCGTCGAGGCGTTCGGTCCGCTCGTCGAGGGAGCCGGGTACGTCGCGATCCCGATCGCGGTCCTCCTGGGGGTCGTCAACGTCGAGTTTTTCCTCATCTTCCTCCTGCTGGCGATGGCGTTCGGAACGCTCCTGTCGTGGCTGGGCGTGCTGAGCGAGCTGATCGGCTACGGACGGTACGAACGACCCTCGGAGATCGCGAGGCTGTTGCTCTACGGAGTGCTGGAGAACGTCCTCTATCGCCAGTGGCGGACGCTCGTCCTCTGGCGTGGCTTCCTCGAGTTCCTGTGGGGTGCCGAGTCGTGGGGCACCATGGAGCGTGTCGGTTTCGATCGGGACCGATGA
- a CDS encoding transcription initiation factor IIB, translating into MSQPTRQRERERESETEQTAQKKTGERVCPECESSGLVKSSDQGELVCDDCGLVLEEDNIDRGPEWRAFNHSERQSKSRVGAPTTQTMHDKGLTTNIDWKNQDAYGRSLSSEKRTQMNRLRKWQERVRTKDAGERNLQFALSEIDRMASALGVPRSVREVASVMYRRALSEDLIRGRSIEGVATGCLYAACRREGIPRSLEEIAEVSRVEQKEIGRTYRYVSQELGFEITPTDPKQFVPRFCSELEASDEVRTKANEIIDTTAEEGLLSGKSPTGYAAAAIYAASLLCNEKKTQREVADVAHVTEVTIRNRYQEQIEVMEIHGT; encoded by the coding sequence ATGAGCCAGCCCACCCGCCAACGCGAACGCGAGCGTGAGTCCGAGACGGAGCAGACGGCGCAGAAGAAGACGGGCGAGCGGGTGTGTCCGGAGTGCGAATCGAGCGGCCTGGTCAAGAGCAGCGACCAGGGAGAGCTCGTCTGTGACGACTGCGGCCTGGTTCTCGAGGAGGACAACATCGATCGCGGCCCGGAGTGGCGCGCGTTCAACCACTCCGAACGCCAGAGCAAGTCCCGGGTCGGCGCGCCCACGACCCAGACGATGCACGATAAGGGACTGACCACCAACATCGACTGGAAGAACCAGGACGCCTACGGTCGGTCGCTCTCCTCCGAGAAGCGCACGCAGATGAACCGGCTGCGTAAGTGGCAGGAGCGCGTTCGCACGAAGGACGCGGGCGAGCGCAACCTGCAGTTCGCGCTGAGCGAGATCGACCGGATGGCCTCGGCGCTCGGCGTGCCCCGCTCGGTACGCGAGGTCGCGAGCGTCATGTACCGACGCGCGCTCTCAGAGGACCTGATCCGGGGACGATCGATCGAGGGCGTCGCCACTGGCTGTCTGTACGCCGCCTGTCGGCGGGAGGGGATCCCGCGCAGCCTCGAGGAGATCGCCGAGGTCTCGCGGGTCGAGCAGAAGGAGATCGGCCGCACCTATCGGTACGTCTCACAGGAGCTCGGATTCGAGATCACGCCGACCGATCCGAAACAGTTCGTTCCCCGATTCTGCTCCGAACTCGAGGCCAGCGACGAGGTCCGGACCAAGGCCAACGAGATCATCGACACGACGGCCGAGGAGGGGCTGCTCTCGGGCAAGTCCCCGACGGGCTACGCCGCCGCGGCGATCTACGCCGCCTCGCTTCTGTGTAACGAGAAGAAGACCCAGCGCGAGGTCGCCGACGTCGCTCACGTCACCGAGGTCACCATCCGAAACCGCTACCAGGAACAGATCGAGGTCATGGAGATCCACGGGACCTGA
- a CDS encoding HEAT repeat domain-containing protein — translation MPVETTLVPVLVRIVSVLGLLLACIGTVTIGLAIVQHRSRRRAAALRPGLRSALVERLSADEPAWDGWVERLSGRERAILLDLAEGLLRNVRGVEGAKLRRLVGELGVDERWLRTRIESGEPAAQHRALVWSRLLDHRLSPPYLLEHASRPRPIRLAAARTLYGTNEPAALDAALRLLVREGTEPLSLSGIDTLYRITNDRPEHLLDAARSDANGWSPTLLVQVLRVVRRCVSVVSPSSVVWIGELLDHESADVRTAAILALGEYAWHPDVRELFEFERLVDDPSASIRRATYLALDSCDGTRERELLADATRSEEDDRARLIAVRLLHRRNGDPFADRVEALVPATTRTLAWVVAESEVQSNDVRQAGTP, via the coding sequence ATGCCCGTCGAAACGACGCTCGTCCCGGTTCTGGTCCGGATCGTGTCGGTTCTCGGGCTCCTTCTCGCCTGTATCGGCACGGTGACGATCGGACTCGCCATCGTGCAACACCGTTCGAGGAGGCGAGCCGCGGCGCTTCGGCCCGGGCTCAGATCCGCGCTCGTCGAGCGGCTGTCCGCGGATGAGCCGGCGTGGGACGGGTGGGTCGAACGTCTCTCGGGGCGCGAACGCGCGATCCTGCTCGACCTGGCGGAGGGGCTGCTGCGGAACGTCCGCGGGGTCGAGGGCGCGAAGCTACGGCGGCTCGTCGGCGAACTCGGCGTGGACGAGCGGTGGTTGCGTACCCGTATCGAGTCCGGAGAGCCGGCGGCACAGCACCGGGCGCTGGTGTGGTCGAGACTGCTCGACCACCGGCTTTCGCCCCCCTATCTCCTTGAACACGCCTCGCGACCCCGGCCGATACGGCTCGCGGCGGCTCGAACCCTCTACGGGACGAACGAACCGGCGGCTCTCGACGCTGCTCTCCGGTTGCTCGTGCGCGAGGGGACCGAGCCCCTGTCGCTGTCGGGCATCGATACGCTCTATCGAATCACCAACGACCGACCCGAACACCTCCTCGACGCCGCCCGAAGCGACGCGAACGGGTGGAGCCCCACGCTGCTCGTCCAGGTACTCCGGGTCGTCCGCCGATGCGTCTCCGTCGTCTCCCCGTCGTCCGTGGTCTGGATCGGAGAGCTCCTGGATCACGAGTCCGCCGACGTTCGAACGGCCGCCATCCTCGCGCTCGGCGAGTACGCGTGGCATCCCGACGTTCGCGAGCTGTTCGAGTTCGAGCGGCTGGTGGACGATCCCTCGGCGTCGATCCGCCGTGCGACCTATCTCGCGCTCGACTCGTGTGACGGGACCCGCGAGCGGGAGCTGTTGGCCGATGCGACGCGGAGCGAGGAGGACGACCGGGCACGCCTCATCGCGGTCCGTCTCCTCCATCGACGGAACGGAGATCCCTTCGCCGACCGGGTCGAGGCCCTCGTCCCGGCGACCACTCGCACGCTGGCGTGGGTCGTCGCGGAATCGGAAGTCCAGTCGAACGACGTCCGGCAGGCGGGGACGCCCTGA